Proteins encoded within one genomic window of Anaerolineae bacterium:
- a CDS encoding HAD-IC family P-type ATPase has translation VEDVDVFARVSPEHKVRIVEALRRRGHIVSMTGDGVNDAPALKRADIGVAMGITGTDVSKQTADMVLTDDNFASIVAAVEEGRIIYSNIRKFVFFLLSCNVGEILVIFLATIAGLPLPLTAIQLLMLNLLTDGAPALALGVERGDPDIMERPPRPVNEPVINKEMLIGIAVQAIAITAATLTAFLIGLRAFPDNLAGAQTMAFATLSLSELFRAYTSRSERYSVFAIGVFSNKYMQYAFLASLAILLAIIYVPPLDPIFDTAFLGWEHWAEILPLVLIPAVAAEITKWFLRQGDRRRRQPAQA, from the coding sequence GTAGAGGATGTGGATGTCTTCGCCCGTGTCTCGCCGGAGCATAAGGTGCGCATCGTCGAGGCACTGCGCCGGCGCGGCCATATCGTCTCCATGACCGGCGACGGCGTGAACGATGCGCCGGCGCTGAAGCGCGCTGATATCGGCGTCGCCATGGGCATTACAGGCACCGATGTCTCCAAGCAGACGGCGGATATGGTGCTGACCGACGACAACTTCGCCAGCATTGTGGCGGCGGTGGAAGAGGGCCGCATCATCTACTCCAACATCCGCAAGTTCGTCTTCTTCTTGCTGTCCTGCAACGTGGGGGAAATCCTGGTCATCTTCCTGGCCACCATCGCCGGCCTGCCCCTGCCGCTGACCGCCATCCAACTGCTGATGCTCAACCTGCTGACCGACGGGGCGCCGGCGCTGGCCCTGGGCGTGGAGCGGGGCGACCCGGACATCATGGAACGGCCGCCGCGCCCGGTAAATGAACCAGTCATCAACAAAGAGATGCTGATCGGCATCGCGGTACAGGCTATCGCCATTACCGCCGCCACCCTGACGGCCTTCCTCATCGGCCTGCGGGCTTTCCCGGACAATCTGGCCGGCGCGCAAACCATGGCCTTCGCCACCCTGTCCCTGTCGGAGCTGTTCCGGGCCTACACGTCGCGCTCGGAGCGCTATTCGGTCTTCGCCATCGGCGTCTTCAGCAACAAATACATGCAGTATGCCTTCCTGGCATCGCTGGCGATCCTGCTGGCCATCATCTATGTGCCGCCGCTCGACCCCATTTTCGACACGGCCTTCCTGGGTTGGGAGCATTGGGCGGAGATCCTCCCGCTGGTGCTCATCCCCGCGGTAGCGGCAGAGATCACCAAATGGTTCCTGCGGCAGGGGGATCGCCGCCGGCGCCAGCCGGCACAGGCCTAG